In Ruminiclostridium josui JCM 17888, the genomic window CTCTTCTTTTCATATATTATCCATTCTGCATTCAGTACCATATTTAACACTAAAGTCTAAGAAAAATGAAATAACTCCTCAATCACTGAATCAATGAATAACTCCCTATCCCTTTGTTTTGCTAAATCTAATCCCAATCTGTTTTTTACTGTATTATCTTGTAAAAACGCCGCTTGCATTATTGATACCAGGGAAAATATCATAAATTTCTTTTTTTCATCATCAATATCACTTGTTAACGCCCTCAAAAATCCACGCTGCGTATCTTCTGAATTGGAATTTGTAAGATTGTTCTGCAAATCCCCAAGTATTGAAACCCTAGAAATACTCTTATTCGCATAAAAAAAGTTAAATACTTGTTTTGCCCAGTACGCAAGCCTTTGTTTATCAGCCTCAATAGGATTATCACTATATTCCGTATCCTGCGGAACAAAGGTTCTGATTTCTTTATTAATTATCCTTTGAACGCATTC contains:
- a CDS encoding TetR/AcrR family transcriptional regulator — protein: MNQREKIIEVTTELIIESQGDLSQVTARKIANRAEVGLGLIHYHFESKDQLITECVQRIINKEIRTFVPQDTEYSDNPIEADKQRLAYWAKQVFNFFYANKSISRVSILGDLQNNLTNSNSEDTQRGFLRALTSDIDDEKKKFMIFSLVSIMQAAFLQDNTVKNRLGLDLAKQRDRELFIDSVIEELFHFS